In a genomic window of Amblyomma americanum isolate KBUSLIRL-KWMA chromosome 4, ASM5285725v1, whole genome shotgun sequence:
- the LOC144128162 gene encoding uncharacterized protein LOC144128162, translating to MAVEARSVCWEAFLAFPSVVFRGVRPRAMDPRTFEKKYRTKHAYGKRKRKPVTARKKRLLSAGGSAEPSDRSESAEYAPNVLCDLSPNVLRDLPPSRAPASDSETNHDLLPSKRGRSVTAPVTIDVRERPTIRECPVATSSSTDNGVGLQRSSPPDCRASETRFRGESFHAEMSPQPTTASEGSPMPSTSSGASTVLQRGRTLDAADAPAAVLAAHRSVDSSPRERRTIQAHLKTRFVSVESAELQASRVRESLRAVSATERKFGLTGSQENAIPAPPEEEFMLVQVAALNSLIGSTLCPTCQQPGLAVHRETELGLAVKMVLSCISCGTLQSEWSSQRKSGSRAFEVNIRAMQAIKSIGKGPTALNDFSATMNVSHRGLHHKTYDEHLKKTFKPAAAAAAHNIFTDAVEAVKKVYIEMGTFSKNITVVYDGTWLTRGHSSHTGVGCIIEFHTGLVLDCVVLSNFCLGCSRQPAESDPHYAEWKQQHQCQKNTDVNSGRMEVEAALQLFRRSLSKNDLRYTNIVCDGDSRMFRTLCDEEVYGFVQLSKEDCINHVKKRIGAALRSLVAKAKKGEPLGGKGGLTQQLIKKLTNYYGLALRNHSEVEEMQRAVMATYYHITSTDGEPHHELCPPGPLSWCNHRSAEAEGQPAPAHKYKLSAKVAEALLPVYQRLSDPQLLARCKGGKTQNAAESLHSVIWSLISKDQHASLFAVETAVHEAISRYNSGSLKAYSDLCTTLGLRPGALSLQRAVEKDSQRMKKAHKVHLLKGQRAKKSPAAKDTKFYNAGAF from the coding sequence ATGGCGGTTGAGGCAAGGAGCGTCTGCTGGGAAGCCTTTCTGGCCTTTCCTTCTGTTGTGTTTCGAGGAGTTCGACCACGTGCAATGGATCCGCGCACGTTCGAAAAGAAGTACCGGACGAAGCATGCCTACGGGAAGCGGAAACGCAAGCCCGTCACAGCAAGGAAGAAGCGGCTATTGTCAGCAGGTGGTTCGGCCGAGCCAAGCGACCGTTCAGAATCGGCGGAGTACGCGCCCAACGTGCTGTGCGATCTCTCGCCCAACGTGCTGCGGGATCTTCCGCCGAGTCGAGCACCAGCCAGTGATAGTGAGACGAACCATGATCTTTTGCCGTCGAAGCGCGGGCGCAGTGTTACTGCACCGGTGACGATCGACGTGCGCGAGCGTCCCACCATACGCGAGTGTCCCGTCGCAACTTCGTCCAGCACAGATAACGGAGTCGGCTTGCAGCGGTCATCGCCGCCCGACTGCAGAGCATCGGAGACGCGCTTCCGCGGTGAATCGTTCCACGCCGAGATGTCTCCGCAGCCAACAACCGCCAGTGAAGGCAGTCCCATGCCATCGACGAGTTCCGGCGCTTCGACGGTGCTGCAACGCGGGCGCACGCTCGATGCCGCGGATGCGCCGGCGGCCGTCCTTGCCGCTCATCGCAGTGTTGACAGTTCGCCCAGAGAACGTCGCACTATTCAAGCTCACCTAAAAACACGATTTGTGTCCGTGGAAAGTGCAGAACTGCAAGCGTCGAGAGTTCGCGAATCGCTTCGCGCGGTTTCAGCAACGGAGCGCAAGTTCGGGCTGACTGGCTCACAGGAAAATGCCATTCCCGCACCTCCAGAAGAGGAGTTTATGCTTGTTCAAGTTGCTGCTTTGAACTCGCTGATTGGTTCCACGCTTTGCCCAACTTGTCAGCAGCCCGGCCTAGCAGTGCACCGCGAGACTGAACTGGGGCTAGCTGTGAAGATGGTACTTTCATGCATTTCCTGTGGTACCCTACAGTCAGAGTGGTCCTCACAAAGGAAGAGCGGCTCTAGAGCTTTTGAGGTCAACATCAGAGCTATGCAAGCAATAAAGAGCATTGGGAAAGGACCAACTGCTCTTAATGACTTCTCGGCCACCATGAATGTCTCGCATCGTGGGTTACACCACAAAACATATGATGAGCACCTCAAAAAAACTTTCAAGCCTGCCGCAGCGGCAGCTGCACACAACATCTTCACAGATGCTGTAGAGGCAGTGAAAAAGGTGTACATTGAAATGGGGACATTTTCAAAGAACATCACAGTAGTTTATGATGGCACATGGTTGACACGCGGTCACAGCTCCCATACTGGCGTAGGCTGTATAATTGAATTTCATACAGGACTTGTGTTGGACTGCGTAGTTCTGTCCAACTTCTGCCTTGGGTGCAGCCGACAGCCAGCAGAAAGTGACCCCCATTATGCTGAATGGAAGCAGCAACACCAGTGCCAGAAAAACACTGATGTGAATTCTGGAAGAATGGAGGTTGAGGCTGCACTACAACTCTTCAGGCGCTCCTTGAGCAAAAATGATTTACGCTACACAAACATAGTTTGTGATGGGGACAGCCGCATGTTTCGCACTTTATGTGATGAAGAAGTTTATGGTTTTGTGCAGCTGTCTaaagaagactgcataaatcACGTGAAAAAACGAATAGGGGCTGCACTTCGCTCTTTGGTAGCCAAGGCAAAGAAAGGAGAGCCACTTGGTGGAAAGGGGGGCCTGACACAGCAGCTCATCAAAAAACTGACGAACTACTATGGCCTTGCTCTGCGGAACCATTCAGAAGTCGAGGAAATGCAAAGGGCAGTAATGGCAACATACTACCACATCACATCAACAGATGGTGAGCCCCATCATGAGCTGTGTCCCCCTGGCCCCCTTAGCTGGTGCAACCACCGATCAGCTGAGGCAGAAGGGCAGCCAGCACCAGCTCACAAGTACAAGCTTTCAGCTAAAGTTGCTGAAGCACTTCTGCCTGTGTACCAGCGCCTCTCAGACCCTCAGTTGCTGGCCCGGTGCAAAGGAGGCAAAACTCAAAACGCGGCTGAGAGTCTCCATTCAGTGATATGGTCATTAATATCAAAAGACCAGcatgcctcactgtttgccgTGGAAACAGCAGTGCACGAGGCAATTTCAAGGTACAACTCGGGCAGTCTGAAAGCTTATTCAGACCTGTGCACAACATTGGGCCTGCGCCCTGGTGCCCTCTCTCTTCAGCGGGCTGTCGAGAAAGATTCCCAGCGAATGAAGAAAGCACACAAAGTCCATCTCCTGAAAGGACAGAGGGCTAAGAAGTCACCTGCTGCCAAGGACACCAAATTTTACAACGCAGGAGCATTCTAG